A window of Deltaproteobacteria bacterium contains these coding sequences:
- a CDS encoding substrate-binding domain-containing protein, producing MRIALFSTILIAITACDRQVVTQLSECQRSQGANEVYLTKAKSDLAQCEQKIAVLEEQLKTAQDDLSAARNSANQFDNSLPEYFNTKGGRKKAAMAGGTLRIGLSLPTHQEERWIKDKLTILAEGRKRGFEILVQVSDNDAVKQAAQCDSMIAQRIKVLILAPVNADSAAAIIDRSVKAGVHVISYDRLVTNSPHEYYYLSFDNVRVGAIQGEFITRKARRGNYVVLAGSPTDNNAKLLKLGSMKFIQPLVDRGNIKIVLSESVKDWRPDEAQRLCEHAIEITKGKINAVLAPNDGTAGGCIKALAAHGLAGKVPITGQDADLAAAIRILQGTQSMTVFKDTRLLGKRAVEMAFDLFRGRSVETRGRTIFNNKRQIPAVLLSPRLVTKDNLNELLIRSGYLNKEAVYRR from the coding sequence ATGAGAATCGCACTTTTTTCTACCATACTTATTGCCATCACGGCTTGCGATAGACAGGTAGTCACGCAATTATCAGAATGCCAACGAAGTCAGGGAGCCAACGAAGTTTATCTGACTAAAGCAAAATCAGACTTAGCACAATGCGAACAAAAGATTGCGGTATTAGAAGAACAGCTTAAAACCGCTCAAGATGATCTAAGTGCTGCCCGAAACAGCGCCAACCAATTTGATAATTCTTTACCAGAATATTTTAATACTAAAGGCGGTCGAAAAAAAGCAGCTATGGCTGGCGGTACATTACGTATCGGACTCTCTCTCCCAACGCATCAAGAAGAACGTTGGATAAAGGACAAGCTTACTATTTTAGCTGAAGGAAGAAAACGTGGTTTCGAAATACTGGTACAAGTTAGTGATAACGATGCCGTAAAACAAGCTGCACAATGTGATTCAATGATCGCTCAAAGAATTAAAGTGCTCATTCTCGCTCCAGTTAATGCAGATAGTGCAGCCGCTATTATAGATAGGTCTGTAAAGGCGGGAGTGCATGTAATTAGTTATGATCGTTTAGTTACTAATTCGCCGCATGAGTATTATTATCTATCATTTGACAATGTAAGAGTTGGTGCCATTCAGGGAGAATTCATCACCCGCAAAGCACGCAGAGGTAATTATGTTGTTTTAGCAGGGTCACCAACCGATAATAATGCCAAGCTACTGAAATTAGGTTCGATGAAATTTATTCAACCTTTAGTTGATCGAGGTAATATAAAAATAGTTTTAAGCGAATCAGTTAAAGATTGGAGACCTGACGAAGCACAACGCTTATGTGAACACGCTATTGAGATTACCAAAGGCAAAATTAATGCTGTGCTTGCACCAAATGATGGAACTGCTGGTGGTTGTATTAAAGCACTAGCAGCGCATGGTCTTGCAGGTAAAGTGCCTATTACCGGCCAAGATGCTGATTTAGCTGCGGCGATTCGTATTTTACAAGGTACTCAAAGCATGACGGTATTTAAAGACACTCGTCTATTAGGAAAACGTGCTGTTGAAATGGCCTTTGATTTATTCCGTGGTAGATCCGTTGAAACTCGCGGAAGAACTATTTTTAACAATAAAAGACAGATACCTGCCGTTTTACTTTCACCTCGATTGGTAACTAAAGACAATCTTAATGAACTGCTTATAAGAAGTGGTTATCTAAATAAAGAAGCGGTATATCGTCGCTAG